The Rhinatrema bivittatum unplaced genomic scaffold, aRhiBiv1.1, whole genome shotgun sequence genome includes the window CACCCCctttctagtttaaatgcccGATAATGCAGGCTCTGAATTTCTCCCTTAGCATCcggtacttatccggctatctggtgTGGTCAGTATTACATAGCCACCACTTGTTGAAAGAGTCCTGTGAAACGGCACTACACGCTCTCCGGGGCAGGGGGAGCAAAGCAGAATAAAGGAACAGCCCCGTGGTTCACCTGCCGTGACCGCGATCAggagcagcacagctccagcccAAACCCGAGAATCCTCCGCCGCTCTCGCCTGAATGCGCCCGTCCCACTGCAGGGTCCCCGGCCTGGCCCACCGCCTCTCCTTACCCAGCTCGAtggtgcctccctcttcttccccctcctcggCCTGCTGCTCTCCCCCTCTGCCTTAAAATGTGAGTTCGGTGTTTTTAATTACCGGTTAGCATATTCTTAGCTTGATGTAAGGGGTTAGGTTAAATTTTTTTAAGCATTGGAAATCAATGCACAGTTTTTTAACGCTCAGATTATTGCCGCAGCCCCTTTACTTTTAGCTCCTTTTATCTTTGCCGCAGCACTCCCACTAACAGTCGCAGAGTGATGACGCACGGGAAGAAGCACTCCCACTAACAGTCGCAGAGTGATGATGCACGAGAAGCAGCAGCCCCGCCAACAGTCGTAGAGTGATGACGCACAGGGagcagcagccccgccggcaGTCGCAGAATGATGATTCACGAGCAGGAGTAGCCAATCAGAGGTGTCAGGAAGAGCAGAACGATAAAAAGGGGCGGTGGCTGCAGCCTGCAGACGAGAAAGTTGCACGAGGTAAGGCGGAGGGAAAGATCTTGCACGCCCTCTCCCCCGTGCTCCTAAGCAATTAATTTACTTTTCTTAACCGGAAATAAGCGATTGCAGTGAAGCTCAGCCCCGGAGGGTAAGCGGTGCCTTTCCAGCCTGTTCTCTTCCTGGTGTCCCTGTGACATTttctagcagaagcagcagcgctGAGTGTGAGGAGCTCCAGGCAGGGGGCTCTGCACAGGGAGCAGGGGAGGGAAAGCAAAGCGGGCTCAGGTCTCTGATTCGGAATCTCAGCAGCCTCCCCTCCCTGCATTCAGCCCTCCTCATGAGCTGCTCTGATTGCTGCCCTTAGTATTCCCAATAATTTGGCTTTCAAAAACTTGAACATTAAAAAGTTAGGACTTTAGGGGTTCAAAAATCCCCACCAGGCCATGTGGCTTGAATAAgagctgaggagggggggggggggcgctaagCACCAACCCCGTAAAGAGAGTAGAGGGGAGTTAGCCCACGAGAGGCTCCTGTCAAAGCTCACAATTTTACTTGCATACAGAAACCTGAGATTTGTCCTCTATGCAACCTTCTGCTACATCTCTTGACTCTTCTTCTGtagcttattttttatttatattctgctttttggcacttcaaagcggattacattttggtactgtaggtatttccctatctgtGGAGGACTTacataaagtgacttgcctaaggccacaaggagtggcagcaatATTTAAACGCTGGTTTCCATGGTTCTTGGCTctatgctctaaccactaggctactcctactACACAGAGTAGGGATTAGAAAAAGCACATTCAGGCTGACAGCACTGCTAGATCCCCACactggttatggacttttccttcaggaacttgtataATCCTGTTTTGGACCCCTCTATGgtagttgccttaaccatgttCTCTGACAACAGTTTCCATGGTTTCTGTGCTGAGTGAAAATACATATTTGAGGTAAACAGCGtgcaagggagtcaattggacctttagatgatcacGGCCTAAAATGagacttaagaatataagaacatgccatactgagtcagcccaagggcccatcaagccctgtatcctgtttccaacagtggccaatccaggccataagaacctggcaagtacccaaaaactaagtctattccatgttaccattgctagcaacttaattaatagcagtttcccCAAGTGCTAAATAATGGGCTGCAAACTGTGTCAGATATGTACTGTACTCAAAAATGTCATTCATCAGCTTGTCTTACTCATAAAAGCATACTATGCAACCCTAATGTATTTACTAATAATTTAAAGAACAAATAGAAATTTTAATTAGCCACTCATCAATaattatacttaaaaaaaaaatcataaccaAAGCAAAAaggacattggcagattgctgcccagatacctggaaatgacagaagcagtacgaaagacggaccatctgttcgtccttcacagtgggaagaagcaaggggaagcggcctctcggcccaccatcgcctgctggattaaagaagtttttttttaaattctttatttattcattttaatgcataaacaaaacaattttgcTTATAAAGAAATATTGCGGTTCCAATAATAAACACAAGCATACTTATTTTGCCACCTTCATTATTAAACAAAGTAAAACCCTCTTAgggtaacttttgaaaattatataaGCCCTGGTgtacaaaatatttttataattcttttacATTATTCAATATATTAAGTCCCGCTCCTAGCAGAATACTATTTGTAGATCCGGAAAACttttaaggaaaaggagattatcaggtaagtaatctcaacattaatgtggacaagtgcaaagtgatgcgctTAGGCCTGATTACAGCTACATAAtttaaggttccacattaggagtcaccagtgAGGAAAGGAATCTAGGAGTtattgttgataatacattgaaatattctgctcagtgtgcagcagcagccaagaaagcaaacagaatgctggggattattaggaaaggaatggagaataaaacagagaatatcataatgcctctctatcgctccatggtgtgacctcatcttgagtaattTGTGCACGTCCCAAAAAAgtgatagcagaattagaaaaggtacagagtagggtgatgaaaataataaaggggatggaacaattctcttatgaagaaaggctaaagaggttaggactcttcagcttggagaagagacggctgaggagagatatgatggaggtctataaaataatgagtggaatggaacgagtaaaccttaatctgttgtttactcttttgaccaggggacacacaatgaagttactgggtaataaaTTTTAAGctactaagagaaaatattttttttactcaatgcataattaagctctggaattaattgccagaggatgtggtgaaagctattagtgtagctgcatttaaaaaaggtttggacaagttcctggaggaaaagtccattaaccactattaagggagagttgcagaaatcccctgcttattcttgggataagcagcatggactctgTCTAATCCTTTGGgatgctgccaggtacttgtgacctgggttggctgctgttggaaacaggatactgggctcgatggaccttttctctgacccagtatggcaggtcttatgttcttatgttccagtgtTACCGTTTCATAGATTAGATTGTAGCTGTGTGAGGTTTGGGTGTTAGCGCTGTTTAAATGTGATGGGTTTGATACAAAGGTGCTGAGAgtgttttctgcagggttttgtgttacttcccaGAGTGCCCGGTACAGGAGGGAGTTAACTctccagattctctctctctctcgtcctcagcctgacctgtctCTGATGCTGACTACATCGAATAGAAAGGGAAAATCTCACCTGTCTCTTACGGATGTTCCTGTTGGACCGATGGATGGCTTTGTTGGCTCTGAGACTTCAGTGTTGGGATCCAGACCTGCGAGGGTACAGCGGTCCCAGTCTGTAGCTCAGACGCCTCGCCTGGAGCAGGACAGGAAGGATATGAAGACGGCACTGGGAGTTCTGCCTTCTCCAGAGCCAGATCCCTCCTCGGTGCAGCCTCTGGCAGAGCCCCCGGGgtcagaggagggggcagggctggctcTGGATCCACTGCAGCCCAGGACCTTGGGCTCTCTGTGGATGGTTCTGGTGCGGCTGGAAGCCACAATGAGCAGCAAGTTGGAAAGGATTCAAGGGGAAATCTCCTCGCTGGAGCTGCGCTCAGGGACccaggagaagaaaatctctgCTCAGGCGAAGCGGCTGCAGGCGCTGGAGAACAAGGTGGGACGTTTACTCACAAACTCTTCAACATCCGTTCAAATCATGTTTCACTCAGAAGGAACAGTAAGAAGTTAGAAAATGTTGccaaaggaaaaatgttttagaattatcaactttcccaagagatTAATAATTATTTAGGGGAGGCTTTGTAAATATGCAAGGAATCTCTTCCTCCAAGTAACCAAATTTCTTTTCTAATGAAAATTAAATTTATAAAGGTTTTCTGTCTTTTGTTGCTGATCCACAAATTGAGGAATAAGAAGTTGAACCAAAAAACTGATTTTCTAAACCTCGGTCATTTTTATTCTTGAGTTCTCAGCCAGGTCACCtctaccccctcccttcccccgccACCCTCTATTCCTTTACTGAAATCACAGTGACGGAGgctgcccatcttctctcctcctccaaactcactacttcaGGGgcggccaattccagtcctcgagagccacaaacgggcctggttttcaggatatccaccaggaatatgcatgggatagatttgtatgcactgcatccattgtatgcagatctatctcatgcatattcatggtggatatcctgaaaacctggcctgtttgtggctctcggggaccagagttagccacccctgcagTACTTGCTCCTCTAACCCCATTgccgccagctcctgagctgtatCTGTCCCATCCTCAATCTCTCACTTTCCACTGttactgttcctgctgctttgAAACGCGCCTTGATCTCCCCACTCCTCAGAAACCCTCACTGCTCCTTACCTGTCCTGCCAAATATCGTCCcggcttcctccttcctcctccctttcacttccaaactacttgaacttGCTGTTCACCGCCTCTACCTTgattctttcatctcaagccattcccaATCCaatccagtctggtttttgtcCTTTACATTCCCCAGAAACAGCTCCTGCCAAAGTCTCCAAGGACCTGTTCATGGCTAAACCCAAAGGCCTTCCCTCAGTCCTTATCCTCCTCGATCTGTCTCCTGCTCTGACTCTGTTGATCACAATCTCCTCCTTGATGCTCTGTCCTCACTGGGATTTCAGGTCTCcctcctgtcttggttctcttcttacctctctcatTGCACGTTTAATGTCGTCTGGTGGATCCTCCTCGGCTGCCATCCCACTATCACTTGGTTACCTCGGGGCTCTGTCCTAGGcctgcttctcttctctctctatactaattcccttggtgctctgatctcatagaaatatgatggcagaaaaggaccgataGGActctctagtctgcccattcacccaAATaacttagctttacaattcccattactccctcagagatcccatgTGCTTattccatgatttcttgaattaagaTCATGTTTTTccctccatcacttccactgggaggctgttccatgcatccactaccctctctgtaaagaaatatttcctaagtttactcctgagtctgccccctttcaccctcatcccatgaccccttgttctggagcctcctttcctttgaacgaggctcacctcctgtgcatggaaaccttgcaggtatctaaatgtctctctcatatctcccctgtctcacctttcctctagggtattcatagaaacatagaaagaaggcagaaaagaccaatcggtccatccagtctgcccagcaagcctcacacttcttttttctcatacttatctgtttctcttggctcttagtaaccttaggttctatttccctttcacccccaccattaatgtagagagcagtgatggagctgcttccaagtgaaatactaagtttgattagttgggtgaGCGGCAGCCTAgctctctgctgttgaagcagggagctatgctggatatgcattgaaagtgaagtatgccttgaaagccacattaactatcaccaaatattgaaaagcctaataattggtaattgaataagcctaataattggtaatacctatagcccatgaacccatccctggtttttttttttcttcttttaatttggagatagcagccctccatccttctgctccgtgaaggtggaacaccaaccactggcatcccgctccgtgaatgcctctgtggctactgccgctccgtgcagtgttttgctgcctcctctttatacacgtcctctagacctgatggatccacagtgtttatcccacgcccctttgaagtccttcacagttttggacttcaccacttcctccggaagggcattccaggcatccaccactctctccattcatgtttagatctttaagtctatccctatataCTTGAGAATGACGACCATTGTAGCCGCCTCCCTCTgggccgactccatcctgtttatatcctttgaagatgcggtctccagaattgtacacaggaatccaagtgaggtctcaccagggatctatacaggggcaatatcacctccctttctctgctgacagTTCCTGTCCCtgtgcatctttctggcttttgctattgccttatccacctatttggccacttTAATGTCATCAggtacaatcacccccagatcctgctcttcttttgtgcttagaagaatttcaccccctgatactttctctctcccttgggtttttgcatcctaaatacataactctgcattttcttaataattaaatcttagctgccagaccctagagcATTCCTCGCACGTCACTAACTCCCTCCTCGTGTCTTCCATGGCTGCCTCCTGATCCAGGACTGAATTTCCCATACTGTGAGCGTTAGGGCACCGAGCTCTCCAGATGTtgctctttttcccatttttatacaAGTATTTCATGTTTTACTTACCGTCAGGTTTTATTCTCCCATCCCTGACCATCCTCTCCTGGTTTTCAATtacatctttatgctgatgattcccagatttaccccTCTACAccaggaatccagtcccaaatctcagcttcttgtctgacattgctgcctggatgtccctccaccaccttaaactcaacggGGCCCAGACAAAGCTCCTCATCTTTCCCACCAAACCCACGTCCCCTCTTCCTGTATTACTCAGGACTGCACTGCCATCCTCCCAGTCCCATTAACCCATAACCATGGGATCTCTAGcactaagctttcaaaagggaaactttgataaaatgagaaaaatagttttaaaatgtgcggctacaaaggttaagagtgtgcaaccaGCATAgacattgttcaaaaataccattttagacatgcagtccagatgtattccacactttaggaaaggtggaaagaaggccaaatgattgtgGACAagattaaaaagtgaggtgaaagaggctattttagccaaaaatcttcattcaaaaattggaagaaggatccgtcagaagaaaacaagaaaaagcataaccattggcaagttaaatgtaagacattgataagacaggctcagagagaatttgaaaagtagttggccatagaagcaagaactcataataaaagcattttaaaatatatccgaagcaggcagcctgtgagggtgtcaattggactgttagatggtcgaggggtaaaaggggtacttagggaagataaggccatcgcagaaagactaaattaattctttgcttcggtgtttattgaagaggatgttggggaaataccggTTCCAGAAATGGTCTTCAAGGATGAAGATTCAGATGAAcagaaccaaattatggtgaccctggaagatgtagtaagccagattgacaaactgaagaatagtaaatcgcctggaccggatggtatatatattttataaatgatctggaaaggggtatgatgagggaggtgatcaaatttgcggatgtcacaaaattatgcagattagttaaatctcaagcagattgtgataaattgcagaaggaccttgtgagactggaagattgggcttcaaaatggcagtcaaaaagcaaacaggatgttaggagttattaggaagggaatggcgaataaaacagaaattgtcataatgcctctgtatagctgcATTGTGAgattgcatcttgaatactgtgtgcaattctgggcgCCAtgtctcaaaaacgatatagttgcactggagaaagtgcagagaagggtgaccaaaatgataaagagcatggaacaactcccttttgaggaaaggttcagcttggagaagagatggctgaagtgggatatgatggaggtctacaaaatcaagaaaggcCGTGAACAGgataatgtaaatcggttatttaatctctcagataataggaggactagggggaactacatgaagttagcaagtagttcatacAAATTagtgaaaattgtttttttactcaatgcataattaagctctggaattcattgttagaggatgtggttatggaagtTATTGAAACTGGgtttaataggtctgaaatttcattttttagttctttcagaactctggggtgtataccatccggtccaggtgatttacttttCTTCACTTTGTCaaactggcctactacattttccaggctcaccataatttggtttagttcatctgaatcctcacccgtgaaaacagtctctggaatgggtatctccctatcatctctttagtaaacactgaggcaaagaattaatttagtctttccacaatgttttatcttccctaagtgccccgtTAACCCATcgctcatctaacggtccaaccaactctcttgcaagctttctgctttggatatatttttaaagtttttattatgagtttttgcctctacagccaactacgttttcaaattccctctgagcctggcttatcaatgtcttacatttaacatgccaatgcttatgctttatcttttttttacttctgatggatccttcttccaatttttaaatgaagatcttttggctaaaaatcCACCTTTCTGATGCTGCTGTTAAATCTTAGACCTGATTATTCCCCTTTACAGCCTCAttcatttttaactattttctttaTCAAAGAAATTCCCCAAGTCCCTTTTGCCCTGTCTGTTTattttgattagattgtaagctctcctgagcagggactgtctcttctgtttctgtacagcactgcatatgttgaCGAGCACTATAGAAGTGCTAAGTGGTAGTAGTGGTACAGTCTGAGTCCTCATGTACGCCTGATACATCCTGGACAGCAGAGAAAACAATTAGGGGATAGGGCACCTTCCACTTGCACTTTTAGGGCCTGATCTCAAGAAGAATTTCCCTGCATAAAACCTGGGATTGTgcctgtaaatgggcttttgagcATTGCCCTCGGGCTGTGCGTGTAACAgcaagagagaggtgtgtgctgGGGCGGGGATACTATTTACATACAGGCAGTGTAAATGCGTCTGCAGCCCTGGGATTCACCTGCA containing:
- the LOC115082624 gene encoding uncharacterized protein LOC115082624, with the translated sequence MLTTSNRKGKSHLSLTDVPVGPMDGFVGSETSVLGSRPARVQRSQSVAQTPRLEQDRKDMKTALGVLPSPEPDPSSVQPLAEPPGSEEGAGLALDPLQPRTLGSLWMVLVRLEATMSSKLERIQGEISSLELRSGTQEKKISAQAKRLQALENKVPVTFEDLAVSFSQEEGGCLDEGQKEISRDVKENYETLSSVGKDCIISIFSKCR